In Trifolium pratense cultivar HEN17-A07 linkage group LG7, ARS_RC_1.1, whole genome shotgun sequence, a genomic segment contains:
- the LOC123893995 gene encoding uncharacterized protein C24B11.05-like: MENGDHQFQESKAKYDCLLFDLDDTLYPFSSGLSGHVTKNIQEYMLEKLGIEEDKVPQLCVSLYKIYGTTMAGLKAIGYDFDYDDFHGFVHGRLPYNLLKPDPVLRGILRSLPFRKIVFTNSDEAHANRVLHRLGLEDCFERIISFETLNSSKSSNINSSHNKDGSEYEQSSSGIFDFYEYICRPNADIVLPKTPVVCKPFADAFEKVFKMTDIDPQRTLFFDDSIRNIKTGKSLGLHTVLVGTSLRTTGVDHALESIHNMKEAFPELWEAVDKSKSVKYSRKVAIETSVIA; this comes from the exons ATGGAAAACGGGGATCATCAGTTTCAGGAATCAAAGGCTAAATATGATTGTCTTTTATTTG ATCTTGATGATACACTTTATCCTTTCAGTTCTGGATTATCAGGGCACGTCACCAAAAATATTCAAG AGTATATGCTTGAAAAGCTTGGGATAGAAGAGGATAAAGTTCCTCAATTGTGTGTTTCTTTATATAAGATTTATGGGACAACGATGGCTGGTCTTAAG GCAATTGGCTATGATTTTGACTATGATGACTTTCAtgg CTTTGTTCATGGGAGATTGCCGTATAATTTGCTAAAACCTGACCCTGTTCTTAGGGGAATTTTACGTAGCCTACCCTTTAGAAAAATT GTTTTTACAAACTCAGACGAGGCACATGCAAATAGAGTGCTTCACAGACTTGGACTAGAGGATTGTTTCGAAAGAATCATAAGCTTTGAGACACTAAATTCCTCTAAATCCAGTAACATCAATTCATCTCACAATAAAGATGGCAGTGAATATGAACAAAGTTCATCAggaatatttgatttttatgagTACATTTGTAGGCCTAATGCTGATATTGTGCTTCCAAAGACCCCAGTTGTTTGTAAACCCTTTGCAGATGCATTTGAAAAGGTTTTCAAGATGACAGATATTGACCCTCAAAGAACA TTGTTCTTTGATGACAGTATCCGCAATATAAAGACAGGCAAATCTTTAGGCCTTCACACAGTCTTG GTGGGTACTTCCCTTAGAACTACAGGAGTGGATCATGCCTTGGAGAGTATCCATAATATGAAGGAGGCATTTCCAGAACTATGGGAAGCTGTTGATAAGAGTAAAAGTGTCAAGTATTCTAGAAAGGTTGCAATTGAAACATCTGTTATAGCTTAA